The Polyangia bacterium genome has a segment encoding these proteins:
- a CDS encoding N-acetylmuramoyl-L-alanine amidase: MIRASACASLFALGFLALTGAAVAGEPSASPGSSIIVAGQPFEVGRPVVLWNDPQGFDAYQIRCIDQSGGCCNSDSKRYGTRKNVNKGTLEELQQNVSQFVLHFDGCVNSRSCFKSMHNRPRPSGEGCGLSAHFMIDADGTIYQTLDLVERAFHAEEVNSISIGAEICNRGRVDRSEWPKLPPDYRTRPTRDVVVNGEHHEAYEFRPEQYDSIVALTRTLLRVFPRIKPVIPERDGQPIMDTLADPLSFAGILGHLNVDLQKQKWDPGALDWRRILRALNGFEFPVQIRSFTEIPREQQDLISARRAAFFNAEERATGQFPASAGRLWHSGAHLRAAPDSPVRAPTRGRIIAARRAQAGNSSRSFVLIRHDIDVDGEPLTFYSLIAHLALPPLDSPAAQAIPWLQALAHGPRETQVALEAGQVVVLDQRVEAGDSIGTVGTVSRGPEQGPEIHFEIFTTDRLTGEFGRTFRYINAAGDGPIVRRSDVVAAMDSNGDQQLDGAELRRFFRSGDLDKRQALRRLAIRHRHEWGDRTTSTEFSGLRELAGLSEAQRRQLYDIAIAPYIFWTDELSRATGLPANQTIYSYNPLTFMLELAARTAHVELPKTRGREIGEAGSEPRKLAHVPLTDWTQPQASPIERPLLSAPIGMRLGPRKREDIPLIELAPTDTR, from the coding sequence ATGATCCGGGCTTCCGCATGCGCTTCCCTCTTCGCGCTGGGTTTTCTGGCGCTGACCGGCGCCGCCGTCGCGGGCGAGCCCAGCGCGTCGCCCGGCAGTTCGATCATCGTGGCCGGCCAGCCGTTCGAGGTGGGCCGTCCGGTGGTGCTGTGGAACGATCCCCAGGGGTTCGACGCCTATCAGATCCGCTGCATCGACCAGTCGGGCGGCTGCTGCAACAGCGATTCGAAACGCTATGGCACGCGCAAGAACGTCAACAAAGGCACGCTGGAAGAACTGCAACAGAACGTCTCGCAGTTCGTCCTGCACTTTGACGGCTGCGTGAATTCGCGCTCGTGCTTCAAGTCGATGCACAACCGCCCACGGCCCAGCGGCGAGGGCTGCGGCCTGTCGGCGCACTTCATGATCGACGCCGACGGCACCATCTATCAGACGCTGGATCTGGTCGAACGCGCGTTCCACGCCGAGGAGGTCAACTCGATCTCCATCGGCGCCGAGATCTGCAACCGCGGGCGCGTCGACCGCAGCGAATGGCCCAAGCTGCCGCCCGATTACCGCACCCGCCCCACCCGCGACGTGGTGGTGAACGGCGAGCACCACGAAGCGTATGAATTTCGCCCTGAGCAGTACGATTCCATCGTCGCCCTCACCCGCACGCTGCTGCGGGTTTTCCCGCGCATCAAACCGGTGATCCCCGAGCGCGACGGCCAGCCGATCATGGACACGCTGGCCGACCCGCTGTCGTTCGCCGGGATCCTGGGCCACCTGAACGTCGATCTGCAAAAGCAGAAGTGGGATCCCGGCGCGCTGGATTGGCGGCGCATTCTGCGCGCGCTGAACGGCTTTGAATTCCCGGTGCAGATCCGTTCCTTCACGGAAATTCCGCGCGAGCAGCAAGATCTGATCTCGGCGCGGCGGGCGGCTTTCTTCAACGCCGAGGAGCGCGCCACCGGGCAATTTCCCGCCTCGGCCGGGCGCTTGTGGCATTCGGGCGCGCACCTGCGCGCGGCGCCGGACAGCCCGGTGCGGGCGCCGACCCGCGGGCGCATCATCGCCGCCCGGCGCGCCCAGGCGGGAAATTCGTCGCGGTCATTCGTGTTGATCCGCCACGACATCGACGTCGACGGCGAGCCGCTGACGTTCTATTCGCTGATCGCCCACCTGGCGCTGCCGCCGCTGGATTCGCCCGCCGCCCAGGCCATCCCCTGGTTGCAGGCGCTGGCGCACGGTCCGCGCGAGACCCAGGTGGCGCTGGAGGCCGGACAGGTGGTGGTGCTGGATCAGCGCGTGGAGGCCGGAGACAGCATCGGCACCGTCGGCACCGTCAGCCGGGGGCCCGAGCAAGGCCCGGAGATCCACTTCGAGATCTTCACCACCGATCGCCTGACCGGCGAGTTCGGCCGCACGTTCCGCTACATCAACGCCGCCGGCGACGGTCCCATCGTCAGACGCAGCGACGTCGTCGCCGCCATGGACAGCAACGGCGATCAACAGCTGGACGGCGCTGAGCTGCGCCGGTTCTTCCGCTCCGGCGATCTGGACAAGCGGCAAGCGCTGCGCCGGCTGGCCATCCGCCACCGCCACGAGTGGGGCGATCGCACGACGTCGACGGAATTTTCCGGTCTGCGCGAGCTGGCCGGCCTGTCGGAAGCGCAGCGCCGGCAGCTTTATGACATCGCCATCGCTCCCTACATTTTCTGGACCGACGAACTGTCGCGCGCCACTGGCTTGCCGGCCAACCAGACCATTTATTCGTACAATCCCCTGACGTTCATGCTGGAGCTAGCCGCGCGCACCGCCCACGTCGAGCTGCCCAAGACCCGCGGCCGCGAGATCGGCGAGGCCGGCAGCGAGCCGCGCAAGCTGGCCCACGTGCCGCTGACCGACTGGACGCAGCCGCAAGCCTCGCCCATCGAACGCCCGCTCTTGAGCGCGCCCATCGGCATGCGGTTAGGGCCGCGCAAGCGTGAGGACATCCCGCTTATCGAGCTGGCGCCGACGGATACCCGCTGA
- a CDS encoding urate hydroxylase PuuD — MDALTSPAFVPYLLRWAHILFGIIWLGHLYFLNLVNVPFQGGLDKELKPKVNPALLLRAFYWFRWGAMYTFIFGWALFGYHYLGPEHNLTFPASEGGGVTGRAMWILFGGLLGTIMWFNVWFVIWPRQKRILGGLAAGKPDPDAAAMAATAGKASRFNTYASGPMLFGMVGATHFTVMSFPVLLVVSIVGCGFWFGMIKRSFKVKTSV, encoded by the coding sequence ATGGACGCACTGACCAGCCCGGCCTTTGTCCCCTACCTTTTACGTTGGGCGCACATCCTCTTCGGCATCATCTGGCTCGGCCACCTGTACTTCCTCAACCTGGTGAACGTTCCGTTCCAGGGCGGGCTCGACAAAGAGCTGAAGCCGAAGGTCAACCCGGCGCTGCTGCTGCGCGCGTTCTACTGGTTCCGCTGGGGCGCCATGTACACGTTCATCTTCGGCTGGGCCCTGTTCGGCTATCACTACCTCGGCCCGGAGCACAACCTGACCTTCCCCGCCTCCGAAGGCGGCGGGGTGACCGGCCGAGCCATGTGGATTCTGTTTGGCGGCCTGCTGGGAACGATCATGTGGTTCAACGTCTGGTTCGTGATCTGGCCGCGCCAGAAACGCATCCTGGGCGGATTGGCCGCCGGCAAACCCGATCCCGACGCCGCGGCGATGGCCGCCACCGCCGGCAAGGCCTCGCGGTTCAACACGTATGCGTCGGGCCCGATGCTTTTCGGGATGGTGGGCGCCACGCACTTCACCGTGATGAGCTTCCCGGTGCTGCTGGTGGTGTCCATCGTCGGTTGTGGTTTCTGGTTCGGGATGATCAAGCGATCGTTCAAGGTCAAGACCAGCGTCTAG
- a CDS encoding metallopeptidase TldD-related protein, protein MPFLPLETNQRFVRSSPPRWMVVAFLAGCAAPRPPSAVAPSAAPVAGQARAPGPLVVAVAPTSGGGAPKPAGLAALEDELHRAMKELGAKGKPPPYFIAYEVSDRREVVVSASYGALVQSSERRARTLDTDVRVGDYKLDSTHNIRSEGMDFSSAFGGRGAALPLTDDASALRAVAWIETDRRYKEAAERLVKIKTQKTLKVADEDASDDFSHEKPVVYLGQPAEIGADVPTWENKLRTLSARFRGQDEILDSQVTLQVVGLTRWLLNSEGALIQTGSTFVRVSLQADAHADDGMELERFESFDAASFAELASDAEMNRAADAIIADLKALRRAPLADPYIGPAILEGKAAGVFFHEIFGHRVEGHRQKNDDEGQTFAKKIGEPVMPSFISVYDDPTLARIGGVDLNGFYHFDDEAVPAQRATLVADGVLKTFLLSRSPTRGFSQSNGHGRRQEGRQVVSRQGNLVVQPATVVSTDELRRLLREVATRQGKPYGLLFRDISGGFTNTTRGGPQAFKVLPILVYRVWVDGRPDELVRGVDVVGTPLAALSRIHAATGDYQTFNGYCGAESGFVPVSATSPSLLVDQIEIERRDKGNDKPPALPAPSLNRQPWEGSRTLPRRTPLGRSPSSVHAIGRVPTTNGDDR, encoded by the coding sequence ATGCCGTTTCTCCCGCTCGAAACCAACCAGCGCTTCGTCCGTTCGTCTCCGCCTCGCTGGATGGTGGTCGCGTTTTTGGCCGGCTGCGCGGCGCCCAGACCACCGTCGGCGGTCGCGCCATCCGCCGCGCCCGTCGCCGGCCAGGCGCGCGCGCCCGGGCCGCTGGTGGTGGCGGTGGCGCCCACCTCAGGTGGCGGCGCGCCCAAGCCGGCGGGCCTGGCTGCCCTGGAGGACGAGCTGCACCGGGCGATGAAGGAGCTCGGCGCGAAAGGCAAACCGCCGCCGTACTTCATCGCCTACGAGGTCAGCGATCGTCGTGAGGTGGTGGTGTCGGCCAGCTACGGCGCGCTGGTGCAGTCGTCCGAACGGCGGGCGCGCACGCTCGACACCGACGTGCGGGTGGGCGACTACAAACTCGATTCGACGCACAACATTCGTTCGGAAGGGATGGATTTCTCGTCGGCGTTCGGCGGGCGCGGGGCGGCGCTGCCGCTGACCGACGATGCGTCGGCCCTGCGCGCGGTGGCCTGGATCGAGACCGATCGCCGCTACAAAGAAGCGGCCGAGCGGCTGGTGAAGATCAAGACCCAGAAGACGCTGAAGGTCGCCGACGAGGACGCCTCCGACGATTTCTCGCACGAAAAACCGGTGGTCTACCTGGGCCAGCCGGCGGAGATCGGGGCGGACGTCCCGACCTGGGAAAACAAGCTGCGCACGCTGTCGGCGCGTTTTCGCGGGCAAGACGAGATCTTGGATTCGCAGGTGACGCTGCAGGTGGTGGGGCTGACGCGCTGGCTTTTGAACTCCGAGGGCGCGTTGATTCAGACCGGCAGCACCTTCGTGCGGGTCAGCTTGCAAGCCGACGCCCACGCCGACGACGGCATGGAGCTGGAACGGTTCGAAAGCTTCGACGCCGCGTCGTTCGCCGAGCTGGCCTCCGACGCCGAGATGAACCGCGCCGCGGACGCCATCATCGCCGATCTGAAGGCGTTGCGCCGGGCGCCGCTGGCCGATCCCTATATCGGGCCGGCGATCCTGGAAGGAAAAGCGGCCGGGGTTTTTTTTCACGAGATCTTCGGTCATCGGGTGGAAGGCCACCGCCAGAAGAACGACGACGAAGGACAGACCTTCGCCAAGAAGATCGGCGAGCCGGTGATGCCGTCGTTCATTTCTGTCTACGACGATCCGACGCTGGCCCGCATCGGCGGCGTCGATCTGAACGGCTTTTATCACTTCGACGACGAGGCGGTGCCGGCCCAGCGGGCCACGCTGGTGGCGGACGGCGTGCTGAAGACGTTCTTGCTCAGCCGATCGCCGACGCGTGGGTTCAGCCAGTCGAACGGGCACGGACGCCGCCAGGAAGGGCGGCAGGTGGTGTCGCGCCAGGGCAACCTGGTGGTGCAGCCGGCGACGGTGGTGTCGACTGATGAGCTGCGCCGCCTGCTGCGCGAGGTGGCCACCCGTCAGGGCAAACCGTACGGGCTTTTGTTCCGCGACATCTCGGGCGGCTTCACCAACACCACGCGCGGCGGGCCGCAGGCCTTCAAGGTGCTACCGATTCTTGTCTACCGCGTGTGGGTCGACGGCCGGCCGGACGAGCTGGTCCGCGGCGTCGACGTGGTCGGCACGCCGCTGGCCGCGCTGTCGCGCATTCACGCCGCCACCGGCGACTACCAGACCTTCAACGGCTACTGCGGCGCCGAATCCGGATTCGTTCCGGTATCGGCCACCAGCCCCAGCTTGCTGGTGGATCAGATCGAGATCGAACGACGCGACAAGGGCAACGACAAACCGCCCGCGTTGCCCGCGCCGTCGTTGAACCGGCAACCCTGGGAGGGTTCCCGGACCCTCCCGCGAAGGACTCCGCTCGGGCGAAGCCCGAGCTCCGTCCACGCGATAGGCCGCGTGCCGACGACGAACGGAGACGACCGGTGA
- a CDS encoding FHA domain-containing protein, translating to MSGRRRRGGRAVGALRRLVAGLGMCAFAGQALAAPAVLVTRPVPDVDPADLTFFVGAISESGRSLKASSLELVVDGAPSDAPMTVQSLSEWATTASEASATWRPPISVGLVYLWVTGVPSGALDGIQSFFQRVPSRTTVYPTIYGRMRQGRARLTAADVSRLGDVAYLESYRPNMIDAIRLELPDLAADPAALKLLLLVTDGRDFADPKGDGPGDFSALGHDLRKAGITPLVVAFPAPEADAAAAASNLRDLHEAAGGFLRVLDQASDLENTLESLGQGVADLQRVRFTPPMTWRLFGGSHRLLVRQTGGGGQKLNAEIGLVSAPPSALRWVLIALVVGIVVAAGGAVLLLKGRAGGSGGRSAGRGGRAARGGDDDDESEDDVDGGDGDEGADDDSEEVLQAAHDLIRRGASPKRAVDELSRSFPQAVSALAKVDQEVLQDPRFPYFRTRPGRMRLQEIRDILAKKSADVPTLSPGVAAVLAEAVEGQMPAEQAAEMLAARVGADEWTAFAGLDLDRLAEALRGSSRAHSLLGRPRARGVAVSIQDALRSGSGSHGVLVGWLVRAGGPGRRGETLRISGDGRCVLGQSPSCGVRITGDGTVAPEHAVFTVEAGAFVVAPLGGSISVEGAQVSDRHVLADGETVGVGAGLFIFKSASAGNLSAGSGRGGSSAGGGGARRAAASR from the coding sequence ATGAGCGGACGCCGCCGTCGGGGAGGTCGCGCGGTCGGGGCCCTTCGCCGTCTGGTCGCCGGGTTGGGGATGTGCGCCTTCGCCGGTCAGGCGCTGGCTGCGCCGGCGGTGCTGGTGACGCGCCCGGTGCCCGACGTTGATCCGGCCGACCTGACCTTCTTCGTCGGTGCCATCAGCGAAAGCGGCCGCTCTCTGAAAGCGTCCAGCCTGGAACTGGTCGTCGATGGCGCGCCCTCCGATGCGCCGATGACTGTGCAGTCGCTGTCGGAGTGGGCCACCACCGCCTCCGAGGCCAGCGCCACCTGGCGTCCGCCGATCAGCGTCGGCCTGGTCTATCTGTGGGTCACGGGCGTTCCCTCGGGCGCGCTGGACGGGATTCAAAGCTTCTTCCAGCGCGTGCCGTCGCGGACCACGGTCTATCCGACGATCTACGGACGCATGCGCCAAGGGCGCGCGCGTCTGACCGCCGCCGACGTCAGCCGGCTGGGCGACGTGGCCTACCTGGAGAGTTATCGGCCGAACATGATCGACGCCATTCGCCTGGAGCTCCCCGATCTGGCGGCGGATCCGGCGGCGCTGAAGCTGCTGTTGCTGGTCACTGACGGGCGCGACTTTGCTGATCCGAAGGGCGACGGCCCGGGAGATTTTTCGGCCCTCGGCCACGACCTGCGCAAGGCCGGCATCACGCCGCTGGTGGTTGCCTTCCCGGCGCCCGAGGCTGACGCCGCTGCAGCCGCGTCGAACCTGCGTGATCTGCACGAGGCGGCGGGCGGGTTCCTGCGCGTCCTCGATCAAGCCAGCGATCTGGAAAACACGCTTGAATCGCTGGGACAGGGCGTGGCCGACCTGCAGCGGGTGCGGTTCACGCCTCCGATGACGTGGCGGCTGTTTGGCGGATCGCATCGCTTGCTGGTGCGGCAGACGGGCGGCGGCGGGCAAAAGTTGAACGCGGAGATCGGTCTCGTTTCGGCGCCACCCAGCGCCCTGCGCTGGGTCTTGATCGCATTGGTGGTGGGCATCGTGGTGGCGGCGGGCGGTGCGGTGTTGCTGCTGAAAGGTCGAGCGGGCGGCAGCGGTGGTCGCTCGGCAGGACGCGGTGGGCGCGCCGCTCGCGGCGGCGATGACGACGATGAAAGCGAAGACGACGTTGACGGAGGCGACGGCGACGAAGGCGCCGACGACGACAGCGAGGAAGTGCTGCAAGCCGCGCACGATCTGATCCGGCGCGGGGCCTCGCCCAAGCGCGCGGTCGACGAGTTGAGCCGCAGCTTTCCCCAGGCGGTCAGCGCGCTGGCCAAGGTCGATCAGGAAGTCCTGCAGGACCCGCGTTTTCCGTACTTCCGCACCCGACCCGGGCGCATGCGCCTGCAAGAGATTCGCGACATCCTGGCCAAGAAATCCGCTGACGTTCCCACGCTGAGCCCCGGTGTGGCCGCTGTGCTGGCCGAAGCGGTCGAAGGCCAGATGCCCGCCGAGCAGGCCGCCGAGATGCTGGCCGCGCGCGTGGGCGCCGACGAGTGGACAGCGTTCGCCGGGTTGGATCTCGATCGCCTGGCCGAGGCGCTGCGCGGGTCGTCGCGGGCCCATTCTTTGTTGGGCCGGCCGCGCGCGCGCGGCGTGGCGGTGTCCATCCAGGACGCCTTGCGCTCGGGCAGTGGCTCGCACGGCGTCTTGGTCGGCTGGCTGGTGCGTGCGGGCGGTCCGGGCCGGCGGGGGGAAACCCTGCGCATCAGCGGCGACGGTCGCTGTGTGTTGGGCCAATCTCCGTCGTGCGGCGTGCGCATCACCGGTGACGGCACCGTCGCGCCCGAGCACGCGGTCTTCACCGTCGAGGCCGGCGCCTTCGTGGTCGCGCCGCTCGGCGGTTCAATCTCCGTCGAGGGCGCGCAGGTCAGCGATCGTCACGTGCTGGCCGACGGCGAGACCGTCGGCGTGGGCGCTGGCCTCTTTATTTTCAAGTCGGCCAGTGCGGGCAATCTGTCGGCGGGAAGCGGCAGAGGTGGATCGTCGGCGGGCGGCGGTGGGGCGCGGCGGGCGGCGGCTTCTCGCTAG
- a CDS encoding tetratricopeptide repeat protein → MSVRSAATVAALVLAVTTAANALASAASPVDAAAAGSTDGGVAAIVVVPALAAESTRVNPVAAQRDWEAGLAKLRADELGDALALLKTANAADPANAAIANDLGYALMKLGARREAEAFFHRALQIDPRRAGAYTNLADLVADSPDRWQRQDEILTLLKKGAGLLRDDARGRTLLGLSAAAFEQRVGRLAEARHRLEEMLAQKPAGGLRKRALDLLAAVADQERAEVLADWPEPPPTPETTAALRTIDAALADAHADQALAQATTLAQATPSSTAARFARARAQAALGRYDQATRELTVLLQLRPSHAEAWRLLGTILALHGGVLESDHADQALRRALVLEPSWEDLRALRRQVAERRQGDRAPGTSSPPNRPPPSAKAQALFDDALRLLGGDTPEAARVPLGEAVADSPAYIEAAISFFALTGEVPAATVQALSSDGEALVHLATEALRARPDAATTELARPWLDRAVALGNAEALFQRALLRADEADATGALADLTAYVGADVSPPHLAEARALRRNLEPPRAGAPSTVALARELLLADRPREAARALGGPCRPGLAPDVLVQLGRIAEYDGRSAEAIACHRLALAGDPGAAHAGRDALDRLARIAARQSPPEAGVLEPEIQRAVALKIPTAFWAAARLAAADQRWDQAVEGGENFLKVAAADDPLRVGAASTIDGWRRGAGQTRAQRTALVRQAIEAGAVLIVLLLVFFFVRRWRGRTVAAALLRVPDLFPDVAAAVGEIRHDILKHRTSALSLLGESVTAREEIQRALTEPTPTSAAVTVLYDRLRRAAAAAGVSLRPLEREPVFGPLVRTLASAETLIGRPGSGKEIAAVDRDLRDRHGPALAALLALAPTTPVTTESLAAIAAGAVPDDSLPRIEVAAGAVSLPLPLPAVHTILGNLLRNALAADGGAAATPLVVRVSVAPGRDVAGRRLVTLLVADAAPAMVTLADIDRRDGQRGLGVVRELVRRWGGRMVVQAEAPPLVKAIGAAFPAPSRGDSP, encoded by the coding sequence GTGTCGGTGCGTTCGGCAGCGACGGTGGCGGCGCTGGTGCTTGCCGTTACCACCGCGGCGAACGCGCTGGCGTCGGCAGCGTCGCCGGTTGATGCCGCTGCGGCAGGATCAACCGACGGTGGCGTTGCGGCCATCGTGGTCGTCCCCGCGCTTGCCGCCGAATCGACGCGGGTCAATCCGGTGGCCGCCCAGCGCGACTGGGAAGCGGGACTGGCCAAGCTGCGCGCCGACGAGCTGGGCGATGCGCTGGCGCTGCTGAAAACCGCCAACGCGGCTGATCCGGCCAACGCCGCCATCGCCAACGATCTTGGTTACGCCTTGATGAAGCTGGGGGCGCGGCGCGAGGCGGAGGCGTTTTTCCATCGCGCCCTGCAGATCGATCCGCGGCGCGCGGGCGCCTACACCAACCTGGCCGATCTGGTCGCCGACAGCCCGGACCGCTGGCAGCGTCAAGACGAGATCCTGACTTTGCTGAAAAAAGGCGCCGGCCTTTTGCGCGACGATGCGCGCGGGCGGACGCTGCTCGGGCTTTCCGCCGCGGCCTTCGAGCAGCGAGTGGGCCGGCTGGCCGAGGCGCGCCACCGGCTGGAGGAGATGCTCGCCCAGAAACCTGCCGGCGGTCTACGCAAGCGCGCGCTGGATCTGCTGGCGGCGGTGGCCGATCAAGAGCGAGCGGAGGTGCTGGCCGACTGGCCCGAGCCGCCGCCAACGCCCGAGACCACGGCCGCCCTGCGAACCATCGACGCCGCGCTGGCCGATGCCCACGCTGATCAGGCGCTGGCGCAAGCCACCACGCTGGCCCAGGCGACGCCGTCGTCGACGGCCGCCCGGTTCGCGCGGGCCCGCGCGCAGGCGGCGCTGGGTCGTTACGACCAGGCCACGCGCGAGTTGACGGTCTTGTTGCAGCTGCGGCCGTCGCACGCCGAGGCCTGGCGGCTGCTGGGGACGATCCTCGCTTTGCACGGCGGCGTGCTGGAATCCGATCACGCCGATCAGGCACTGCGCCGGGCGCTGGTCCTGGAACCGTCGTGGGAGGATCTGCGCGCGCTGCGACGCCAGGTGGCCGAGCGACGCCAGGGCGACCGCGCGCCGGGAACATCGTCGCCACCCAATCGCCCGCCACCGTCGGCGAAGGCGCAGGCGCTGTTCGACGACGCGCTACGCTTGCTGGGCGGCGACACGCCAGAGGCGGCGCGGGTGCCGCTGGGCGAGGCAGTGGCCGATTCGCCGGCGTACATCGAAGCGGCGATCTCGTTCTTCGCCCTGACCGGCGAGGTGCCGGCAGCGACGGTGCAGGCGCTCAGCAGCGACGGCGAGGCGCTGGTGCATCTGGCCACCGAAGCCCTGCGCGCGCGCCCCGACGCCGCCACCACCGAGCTGGCGCGGCCGTGGTTGGATCGCGCGGTCGCGCTCGGCAACGCCGAGGCGCTGTTTCAGCGGGCGCTGCTGCGCGCCGATGAGGCGGACGCCACGGGCGCACTGGCCGATCTGACCGCGTACGTCGGTGCCGACGTCAGTCCCCCGCATCTGGCTGAGGCGCGCGCCTTGCGCCGCAACCTCGAGCCGCCGCGGGCCGGCGCCCCGTCGACGGTGGCGCTGGCCCGCGAGTTGTTGCTGGCCGATCGTCCGCGCGAGGCAGCGCGCGCGCTGGGCGGGCCCTGCCGACCCGGATTGGCGCCCGACGTTCTGGTGCAGCTCGGCCGCATCGCCGAGTACGACGGGCGCAGCGCCGAGGCGATCGCTTGTCATCGCCTGGCGCTGGCCGGCGATCCAGGGGCGGCCCACGCCGGCCGCGACGCCTTGGATCGACTGGCCCGGATCGCCGCGCGCCAGTCGCCGCCGGAAGCAGGGGTGCTGGAACCGGAAATTCAGCGCGCCGTGGCGCTGAAGATTCCTACGGCGTTCTGGGCGGCGGCCCGCTTGGCGGCGGCGGACCAGCGCTGGGACCAGGCGGTTGAGGGGGGAGAAAATTTCCTGAAGGTCGCGGCCGCCGACGATCCCTTGCGCGTCGGGGCGGCGTCCACCATCGACGGTTGGCGGCGCGGCGCCGGCCAGACGCGGGCGCAGCGAACCGCGCTGGTGCGCCAGGCGATAGAAGCCGGCGCGGTTTTGATCGTTTTGCTGCTGGTTTTCTTTTTCGTCCGTCGCTGGCGCGGCCGCACGGTGGCGGCGGCGTTGTTGCGGGTGCCGGATCTGTTTCCCGATGTTGCGGCGGCGGTGGGCGAGATCCGCCACGACATCCTCAAGCACCGTACCAGCGCGCTGTCGTTGCTGGGCGAATCGGTGACGGCGCGCGAAGAGATCCAGCGCGCGCTGACCGAGCCGACGCCGACATCTGCGGCGGTGACTGTCCTTTACGATCGCCTGCGCCGGGCCGCCGCGGCGGCGGGCGTGTCGTTGCGGCCGCTGGAACGCGAGCCGGTCTTCGGTCCTCTGGTGCGCACGCTGGCGTCGGCGGAGACGCTGATCGGGCGGCCCGGCAGCGGCAAGGAGATCGCCGCCGTCGATCGCGACCTGCGCGATCGGCATGGCCCGGCGCTGGCGGCGTTGCTGGCTCTGGCGCCGACCACGCCGGTGACCACCGAAAGCTTGGCCGCGATTGCCGCCGGCGCCGTCCCCGACGATTCGCTGCCGCGGATCGAGGTGGCGGCCGGTGCCGTGTCGCTGCCGCTGCCGCTGCCGGCGGTGCACACCATCCTGGGCAACCTGCTGCGAAACGCGCTGGCCGCCGACGGCGGCGCCGCCGCCACGCCGCTGGTGGTGCGGGTGAGCGTGGCGCCAGGACGCGACGTCGCCGGCCGCCGGCTGGTGACGCTGCTGGTGGCCGACGCGGCGCCGGCGATGGTCACGTTGGCTGACATCGACCGGCGCGACGGCCAGCGCGGTCTGGGCGTGGTGCGCGAATTGGTGCGACGCTGGGGTGGGCGCATGGTGGTGCAGGCGGAAGCGCCGCCGCTGGTGAAGGCGATCGGTGCGGCGTTCCCGGCACCATCGCGCGGAGACAGCCCATGA
- a CDS encoding FHA domain-containing protein: MFDKFRKMFGGGSGDPEQPAPGSRPRPGASTVRRPARPRQGARAGATTGAKPGSGTGAVRPRVAATGAAIQARASEGPPPTEVACPNCGEPMLAGWGTTCGKCRPHLVSAKTMFLAAGQVALPSQAPGGMTLGWLVVVRSVDEKQRGGLIELDQQRVVLSRAGAGAGGGARVVEFDDTFMSSGHAVLNRPSTGDRTDAFTINDRDNPSPSVNGTFVNSHKLTPGEVIRLADGDVLKVGATEMLFKSLWLPPVGGRS, from the coding sequence GTGTTCGACAAATTCAGAAAAATGTTCGGCGGGGGATCGGGCGATCCCGAGCAGCCGGCCCCCGGCAGCCGCCCGCGTCCGGGCGCCTCGACAGTGCGACGACCGGCGCGTCCGCGCCAAGGCGCCAGGGCCGGCGCCACAACCGGCGCCAAACCGGGCAGCGGCACCGGCGCCGTTCGTCCGCGCGTCGCCGCCACTGGCGCGGCGATTCAGGCGCGCGCGTCGGAGGGCCCGCCGCCGACCGAGGTCGCTTGCCCCAACTGCGGTGAACCGATGCTGGCCGGCTGGGGCACCACCTGCGGCAAGTGCCGCCCGCACCTGGTTTCGGCAAAGACGATGTTCCTGGCCGCCGGCCAGGTGGCGCTGCCGTCGCAGGCGCCAGGCGGCATGACGCTGGGCTGGCTGGTGGTGGTCCGCTCGGTCGACGAGAAACAGCGGGGCGGCCTGATCGAACTGGACCAGCAGCGGGTGGTGCTGTCGCGGGCCGGCGCCGGCGCGGGCGGCGGTGCGCGGGTGGTCGAGTTCGACGACACCTTCATGTCCAGCGGCCACGCCGTGCTCAATCGCCCCAGCACCGGCGATCGCACCGACGCCTTCACCATCAACGACCGGGACAACCCGTCGCCGTCGGTGAACGGCACGTTCGTCAACTCGCACAAGCTGACGCCGGGCGAGGTGATTCGGCTGGCCGACGGTGACGTGCTGAAGGTGGGCGCCACCGAGATGCTGTTCAAGTCGCTGTGGCTGCCGCCGGTCGGCGGGCGATCATGA